In a genomic window of Candidatus Palauibacter polyketidifaciens:
- the efp gene encoding elongation factor P: MADTSDFRRGMVIELNGTLYSITYFQHVKPGKGGAFVRTKLKDVMEGGVIDKTFRAGEKVREVRLERRPVQYTYTDGHLYYFMNMETFEQIPMSGDQIGEDQLQYLEENMECQSLNRDGVVLAVELPQFVELEIVETDPGVRGDTAQGGTKPARLAAGAVIQVPLFLETGDVVRVDRTENKYITRVT; the protein is encoded by the coding sequence ATGGCAGATACTTCGGATTTTCGTCGAGGGATGGTGATCGAACTCAACGGCACCCTCTACTCGATCACGTACTTCCAGCACGTCAAGCCGGGAAAGGGCGGCGCCTTCGTCCGCACGAAACTCAAGGACGTGATGGAGGGAGGAGTGATCGACAAGACCTTCCGCGCCGGCGAGAAGGTCCGGGAGGTGCGTCTGGAACGGCGACCCGTGCAGTACACGTACACGGACGGCCACCTGTACTACTTCATGAACATGGAGACCTTCGAACAGATTCCGATGTCGGGAGACCAGATCGGAGAGGACCAGCTCCAGTATCTGGAGGAGAACATGGAGTGTCAGAGCCTCAACCGTGACGGCGTCGTGCTCGCGGTCGAACTGCCGCAATTCGTCGAGCTGGAGATCGTCGAGACGGACCCCGGAGTGCGGGGGGACACGGCCCAGGGCGGAACGAAGCCGGCCCGGCTGGCGGCCGGCGCCGTGATCCAGGTGCCGCTCTTCCTCGAAACCGGCGACGTGGTGCGCGTCGACAGGACGGAAAACAAGTACATCACGCGGGTGACCTGA
- a CDS encoding DNA translocase FtsK 4TM domain-containing protein: protein MVDERQRREVLGVALILLGLLVAFALLSPLVAGRANWIGPAGELLHDNLERAVGVLSPLVAVPAFMWGLHFLGWGDPTRALRWSVLSVVLLAVLPSLYRLIAGPGPGSAGDIGWLGATAGDGLAQVFGRVGGVLLAAGVLVLTLFVTMRWSLTSAVTAGGRSLRRGVAAAGGAVLGLGRSFAGRARPSRSPRPPAKPDPPNEAKVKAATGRGRAAKKRKPAKPASAPPEPDPAPEDETPPVPELKEAGDPGSSEVPPIQLFDEPTGRGSGLGVRDLDRLGEILIEKLATFRVAGEIGGWTTGPVVTQFEVVPAPGVKVGQISARADDIALALKAPSVRIVAPIPGKGAVGVEVPNPASEIVLVREILESPSYRRGRHALPLALGRDLSGKPTCADLTRMPHLLIAGQTGSGKSVCINALITSLVCRYTPAELRLLMVDPKMVELSVYGDLPHLRHPVITDNEEAASVLKWSVYEMKRRFGLLSANGCRNVAEFNGRIAGGREVFLPKRGVMDDPALYDEGPLPYIVLIIDELADLMMTVQSEVETPLAMLAQKARAVGIHLVLATQRPSVNVLTGLIKANIPSRIAFRVASKIDSRTILDQNGAESLLGNGDMLFLPPGESDPVRIQGAYISSKETERLLDWYREQAKARAEAERAEEEAASERDILDLLKELEEEEGGSGVSDEGAEDRDPLFRQAAEIVISHAAGSTSLLQRRLKIGYGRAARIIDQLHAAGIVGPAEGSKPREVLATLGDLDAGNVDEP, encoded by the coding sequence ATGGTGGATGAACGGCAACGGCGCGAGGTGCTCGGCGTCGCGCTGATCTTGCTCGGCCTCCTGGTGGCCTTCGCGCTGCTGTCTCCCCTGGTCGCCGGGAGGGCCAACTGGATCGGGCCGGCCGGGGAACTGCTTCACGACAACCTCGAGAGGGCCGTCGGAGTCCTTTCGCCGCTCGTCGCGGTCCCGGCGTTCATGTGGGGCCTGCATTTCCTCGGATGGGGCGATCCGACCCGGGCCCTCCGCTGGTCCGTCCTCTCGGTCGTTCTGCTTGCGGTCCTCCCGTCGCTCTACCGGCTCATCGCGGGGCCGGGACCCGGGAGCGCGGGCGATATCGGCTGGCTGGGCGCGACCGCCGGGGACGGCCTCGCGCAGGTGTTCGGCCGCGTCGGCGGGGTGCTCCTCGCCGCGGGCGTCCTCGTGCTCACGCTCTTCGTCACCATGCGGTGGTCGCTGACGAGCGCCGTGACGGCGGGAGGGCGCTCGCTCCGCCGCGGCGTCGCGGCCGCCGGCGGCGCGGTCCTCGGGCTCGGCCGCTCCTTCGCCGGCCGCGCGCGGCCTTCTCGTTCTCCCCGGCCGCCCGCAAAGCCCGATCCGCCGAACGAAGCGAAGGTGAAGGCGGCGACCGGACGCGGCCGCGCCGCGAAGAAACGGAAGCCTGCGAAACCGGCGAGCGCGCCGCCCGAGCCGGATCCGGCACCGGAGGATGAGACGCCTCCCGTCCCGGAACTGAAGGAAGCCGGCGATCCGGGCTCCTCGGAGGTCCCGCCGATACAGCTGTTCGATGAGCCGACGGGGCGGGGCAGCGGCCTCGGCGTGCGCGATCTCGACCGCCTCGGCGAGATCCTCATCGAGAAGCTCGCGACCTTCCGCGTGGCCGGTGAGATCGGCGGCTGGACTACGGGCCCCGTCGTGACGCAGTTCGAGGTCGTCCCGGCGCCGGGCGTGAAGGTGGGACAGATCTCCGCTCGCGCTGATGACATCGCGCTCGCCCTCAAGGCGCCGTCCGTCCGGATCGTGGCGCCGATCCCCGGCAAGGGCGCCGTCGGCGTCGAGGTGCCGAACCCCGCGTCGGAGATCGTGCTCGTGCGCGAGATCCTCGAGAGCCCGTCCTATCGCAGGGGACGCCATGCTCTCCCGCTCGCGCTCGGCCGCGACCTCTCCGGCAAGCCGACGTGCGCGGATCTGACACGGATGCCGCACCTTCTCATCGCGGGCCAGACCGGGTCGGGGAAGTCGGTGTGCATCAACGCCCTCATCACGAGTCTCGTGTGCCGGTACACGCCCGCCGAACTCCGGCTCCTGATGGTGGATCCGAAGATGGTGGAGCTGTCCGTCTACGGAGACCTCCCGCACCTCCGCCACCCCGTCATCACGGACAACGAAGAGGCGGCGTCCGTCCTGAAGTGGTCCGTCTACGAGATGAAGCGCCGTTTCGGACTGCTCTCGGCGAACGGATGCCGGAATGTCGCGGAGTTCAACGGCCGGATCGCGGGCGGGCGCGAGGTGTTCCTCCCGAAGCGCGGCGTCATGGATGACCCGGCGCTCTACGACGAGGGGCCGCTCCCCTACATCGTCCTCATCATCGACGAACTGGCGGACTTGATGATGACGGTGCAGTCCGAGGTCGAGACGCCGCTCGCGATGCTGGCCCAGAAGGCCCGGGCGGTCGGGATCCACCTCGTGCTCGCGACGCAGCGCCCCTCGGTCAACGTCCTCACCGGCCTCATCAAGGCGAACATCCCGAGCCGAATCGCGTTCCGCGTCGCGTCGAAGATCGACAGCCGCACGATCCTCGACCAGAACGGAGCGGAGAGCCTGCTCGGGAACGGGGACATGCTCTTCCTGCCGCCGGGCGAATCCGATCCTGTCCGCATCCAGGGCGCCTACATCTCCTCCAAGGAGACGGAACGCCTCCTCGACTGGTACCGGGAGCAGGCGAAGGCGCGTGCGGAGGCCGAGAGAGCCGAGGAGGAGGCCGCTTCGGAGCGCGACATCCTCGACCTGCTGAAGGAACTGGAGGAGGAAGAGGGTGGATCGGGGGTCTCGGACGAGGGTGCGGAGGACCGGGACCCGTTGTTCCGGCAGGCCGCCGAGATCGTGATCTCGCACGCGGCGGGTTCGACAAGCCTGCTTCAGCGCCGGCTCAAGATCGGGTACGGACGGGCGGCGCGCATCATCGACCAGCTGCACGCGGCGGGGATCGTGGGACCCGCGGAGGGATCGAAGCCGCGGGAGGTGCTCGCGACGCTGGGCGATCTGGACGCCGGGAACGTCGACGAACCATGA
- the accB gene encoding acetyl-CoA carboxylase biotin carboxyl carrier protein: MDLDWLKGLIELVEDSGVDGLDVELVGSETGDPTRVRIRKSPRVAAAVPAAAVPAAAVGSGEVAPTPAAAPDSLPAEAAPASGLFEVLSPMVGTFYRAPAADADPFVSVGDRVEAGQTLCILEAMKLMNELQSDVAGVVREIAVENAEPVEYGALLFRIEPD, translated from the coding sequence ATGGACCTGGATTGGCTGAAGGGACTCATCGAGTTGGTCGAGGACTCGGGCGTGGACGGCCTCGACGTCGAGCTTGTGGGTTCGGAGACGGGCGACCCGACCCGAGTCAGGATCAGAAAGTCCCCGCGCGTGGCGGCGGCCGTGCCCGCAGCGGCCGTGCCGGCGGCGGCGGTCGGCAGCGGGGAGGTCGCGCCGACGCCGGCGGCCGCGCCCGACTCCCTGCCGGCCGAGGCGGCGCCCGCGTCCGGGCTGTTCGAGGTGCTGTCTCCCATGGTCGGCACCTTCTACCGGGCGCCGGCAGCCGACGCCGACCCCTTCGTATCCGTGGGGGACCGGGTAGAGGCCGGCCAGACCCTCTGCATCCTCGAAGCGATGAAGCTCATGAACGAGCTGCAATCGGACGTCGCGGGCGTCGTGCGGGAGATCGCGGTCGAGAACGCCGAGCCGGTGGAGTACGGCGCGCTGCTCTTCCGCATCGAGCCCGACTGA
- a CDS encoding 2-phosphosulfolactate phosphatase encodes MSAIDVLWLPEELEIGPPRGRVTIVVDVIRATTSIATAFAAGAARVIPVRTVEEARAEAARDGGALLCGERRGLPPRGFDLGNAPGEFERGSVAGRTLVFTTTNGTAAIEAARAAGVGSLRLGCFRNAGAVSRRVAADANAAGRDVAIVCAGRRGRVSMDDAWCAGHLVERLVRTVTEAELTDGARAAQALSARLGPPTATGLAGTAAGRLLHAIGRSADLAVCAGLDDLEVVPIWRDGALVGSRGGEDA; translated from the coding sequence GTGAGCGCGATCGATGTGCTGTGGCTTCCCGAAGAACTCGAGATCGGCCCCCCGCGCGGACGAGTGACGATCGTCGTCGATGTGATCCGGGCGACGACGAGCATCGCAACCGCCTTTGCGGCCGGAGCGGCGCGCGTGATTCCCGTGCGGACCGTCGAGGAGGCTCGCGCGGAAGCGGCCCGGGATGGAGGGGCGCTCCTGTGCGGGGAACGCCGTGGCCTCCCGCCGCGCGGCTTCGATCTCGGGAACGCGCCCGGCGAGTTCGAACGCGGATCGGTGGCCGGCCGTACGCTGGTGTTCACGACGACGAACGGGACGGCGGCGATCGAAGCGGCGCGCGCCGCCGGCGTCGGCTCGCTCCGGTTGGGCTGCTTCCGGAACGCCGGCGCCGTGTCGCGCCGGGTTGCGGCGGACGCGAACGCGGCCGGGCGCGACGTCGCGATCGTGTGCGCCGGGCGGCGAGGGCGCGTGAGCATGGACGACGCGTGGTGCGCGGGCCATCTTGTAGAGCGGCTGGTCCGGACAGTGACGGAGGCCGAACTGACCGATGGCGCACGGGCCGCGCAGGCCCTCTCCGCCCGCCTGGGACCGCCGACAGCGACCGGTCTCGCCGGTACCGCGGCCGGCCGGCTGCTGCACGCGATTGGCCGGAGCGCGGATCTTGCGGTTTGCGCGGGGCTGGATGATCTCGAGGTCGTGCCGATCTGGCGGGACGGTGCCCTCGTTGGCAGTCGGGGCGGGGAGGATGCGTGA
- the accC gene encoding acetyl-CoA carboxylase biotin carboxylase subunit, with translation MFRKILIANRGEIALRILRACRELDIRTVAVYSEADHDSLHVRFSDEDICIGPPVGRESYLNVPQILAAAEITGADAIHPGYGFLAENAEFAEICGRSGLVFIGPTPEQIRRMGDKAEARKTMIAAGVPVVPGSPEPLDDENEALEEARRIGFPVMIKAAAGGGGKGMRAAFEEAEFQNLFAMARNEAEANFGDPTVYLEKLIERPRHVEIQVVGDRHGRVMHLGERDCSSQRRHQKLVEEAPSPAVTPELREAMGEAAILGAKAIGYQSTGTVEFLLAPDDQFYFMEMNTRIQVEHPVTELVTSVDLIKEQIRIAAGEKLAIPQPIEFQGHAIECRINAEDPEQGFRPSPGTVTAFHAPGGPGVRVDTHIYGGYVVPPFYDSLLAKLIVWGRTREEARIRAYHALEEFILEGVHTTVPFLRKVLAHPDFISGSIDTGFVERFLTRS, from the coding sequence ATGTTCCGCAAGATCCTGATCGCCAACCGCGGCGAGATCGCGCTCCGCATCCTGCGCGCGTGCCGTGAACTCGATATCCGGACGGTCGCCGTGTATTCGGAGGCCGACCACGACTCGCTCCATGTCCGCTTTTCCGACGAGGACATCTGTATCGGTCCGCCGGTGGGGCGCGAGAGCTATCTGAACGTCCCGCAGATCCTCGCCGCGGCCGAGATCACGGGCGCCGACGCCATCCACCCCGGCTACGGCTTCCTGGCGGAGAACGCCGAGTTCGCGGAGATCTGCGGGCGGAGCGGTCTCGTGTTCATCGGGCCCACGCCGGAACAGATCCGCCGCATGGGGGACAAGGCGGAGGCGCGAAAGACGATGATCGCCGCGGGCGTTCCCGTCGTCCCGGGCTCGCCGGAGCCTCTCGACGATGAGAACGAGGCTCTGGAGGAAGCCCGCCGCATCGGGTTCCCCGTCATGATCAAGGCGGCCGCCGGCGGCGGGGGGAAGGGCATGCGCGCCGCATTCGAGGAAGCGGAGTTCCAGAACCTCTTCGCCATGGCGCGAAACGAGGCCGAGGCCAACTTCGGCGACCCGACCGTGTATCTCGAGAAACTCATCGAGCGGCCCCGTCACGTGGAGATCCAGGTCGTCGGCGACCGTCACGGGCGCGTGATGCACCTCGGGGAACGCGACTGTTCGAGCCAGCGGCGGCACCAGAAGCTCGTCGAGGAAGCGCCGAGTCCGGCCGTCACGCCGGAGCTCCGCGAGGCGATGGGAGAGGCGGCGATCCTGGGGGCGAAAGCCATCGGATACCAAAGCACCGGGACGGTGGAGTTTCTGCTCGCGCCGGACGACCAGTTCTATTTCATGGAGATGAACACGCGGATCCAGGTCGAGCACCCCGTAACCGAACTCGTGACGTCGGTCGACCTCATCAAGGAACAGATCCGGATCGCGGCGGGGGAAAAGCTGGCCATCCCTCAGCCCATCGAGTTCCAGGGGCACGCGATCGAGTGCCGAATCAACGCGGAGGATCCCGAGCAGGGCTTCCGTCCGTCGCCCGGCACCGTCACGGCGTTTCACGCGCCGGGGGGGCCCGGCGTACGCGTGGACACGCACATCTACGGCGGCTACGTCGTTCCGCCGTTCTACGACTCGCTGCTCGCCAAGCTCATTGTTTGGGGCCGGACGCGCGAAGAGGCCCGGATCCGCGCCTACCATGCGCTCGAGGAGTTCATCCTCGAAGGCGTTCACACGACGGTTCCCTTCCTCCGCAAGGTGCTCGCCCACCCCGATTTCATCTCGGGGAGCATCGACACGGGGTTCGTCGAGCGGTTCCTGACCCGCTCGTGA